A genomic region of Leptolyngbya sp. FACHB-261 contains the following coding sequences:
- a CDS encoding response regulator transcription factor produces MTVAQPRFLVVEDHPEVAQNNCDWLQRLEAQARCIKLETPEQALDWLTLETADLVVVDLLFGQTSGEQSAEPGLDLLRRIFEQYPSLNVMVYSSEPLLLAPLVERISNHAGGFAAVNKMERRTLFLEGARSALNGELRVPKELRRMTRLTERELEVLVLLCKDCLTDQAIADRLHVSKKTAQNYVQRLKEKLDVDLIDENSTNSRVAVCMEGVRRKLLLF; encoded by the coding sequence ATGACCGTTGCTCAACCCCGTTTTTTAGTCGTTGAAGACCACCCAGAGGTTGCCCAAAACAACTGTGATTGGTTGCAACGGTTGGAAGCGCAGGCCCGTTGCATCAAGCTCGAAACACCGGAACAGGCCCTGGATTGGCTAACGCTGGAAACCGCTGACCTAGTCGTGGTCGATCTGCTCTTTGGCCAAACGAGTGGCGAGCAGTCAGCCGAACCTGGCCTTGACCTGCTCAGGCGCATTTTCGAGCAGTACCCTAGCCTGAACGTGATGGTGTACTCCAGCGAACCCCTGTTGCTTGCCCCCTTAGTAGAACGTATTAGCAACCATGCAGGCGGTTTTGCTGCGGTCAACAAAATGGAGCGCCGTACGCTCTTTCTAGAAGGAGCTCGTAGCGCGCTCAACGGCGAGCTGCGTGTGCCCAAAGAACTGCGGCGCATGACTCGCCTCACTGAGCGGGAACTAGAAGTGCTAGTGTTGCTGTGCAAAGATTGCTTGACTGATCAGGCCATTGCTGACCGGCTGCATGTCAGCAAAAAAACGGCCCAGAATTATGTACAACGTCTCAAAGAAAAACTGGACGTAGACCTAATCGACGAGAACAGCACCAACTCCCGTGTTGCTGTCTGTATGGAAGGGGTGCGGCGCAAGTTGCTGCTATTTTGA
- a CDS encoding FHA domain-containing protein, with protein MANAAPQKHLLIVEDSAGSREFLLQRAKYTLGRDPSSDIQVRSQFVSRQHALLLRLPEAERGQYRYRLIDGDLEGRPSANGLMVRNQRVSSCDLQAGDVVVLGPDAKLTYYRVTPPTTTGQPQLDGTTVGHSSLSPLAQDSPPLN; from the coding sequence ATGGCCAACGCTGCACCGCAGAAGCACCTCCTGATCGTGGAAGATTCGGCAGGCAGCCGCGAATTTTTGCTCCAAAGGGCTAAGTACACTTTGGGCCGCGACCCCTCAAGTGATATCCAAGTGCGGTCGCAGTTTGTCTCGCGCCAACATGCTCTGCTGTTGAGGCTGCCGGAAGCCGAGCGGGGCCAATATCGCTATCGGCTGATCGATGGTGACTTGGAGGGCCGTCCCAGCGCCAATGGCTTGATGGTGCGGAACCAAAGGGTTAGCTCCTGCGACTTGCAAGCAGGGGATGTGGTGGTTTTGGGTCCAGATGCCAAGCTCACTTATTACCGGGTAACCCCCCCGACTACTACTGGTCAGCCCCAACTTGATGGCACGACCGTTGGGCATTCGTCTCTGTCGCCTCTGGCTCAAGACTCGCCACCACTCAACTAA
- a CDS encoding CHASE2 domain-containing protein → MDYLAFVRRPPQQTVALGLGLGWGLVFGLLLPLTPVRFWELGLQDALMRLRGPQTPPTELVLVSIDGQKTVQSQAPVQASPAQVATATQAGPDFFPDRASYARLTQRLLGAGAQVVVLNLPSGFVFPQSVGNEDLDTPLRQVVSTHGDQLVLAAYASRTYSLPDSELPIYNHFLPFTAAAQYQVPPEAVQGFVALTPDGDNTVRSTQVTGTFIRNDNLQRQSFASAAALALTKFKQAKFGQAKFGQTPFKAEPLGVRLNFWGPTGSFASIAIEAICPPVPGDQCVGPAQPELTQRVQGKIVLVGFSGGYPEAFPLQTPFGTAMPALEVEANLLATLLTDSAYQTVPASLQALITLVGALLVAGLVMSSRDKGGWQPWRGSWLSAALGLGYFGLGLVAFRQGLFVPMALPVLAWIGTGLSVALCLLLWQQRQQMQAQQRELERLQLAEREAVRYQARKLLYRVATDIHDRQLQDLKLVMDLVETLQLDHPNLEVNPILDKLERIGRGIRNELNNARNLATKLGVTPELREGLHRGIQAELQKLVDSGELSLQVIQELQPLREPPSDSAWIDAREDIFRFFRESITNVIRHAQAPHGSATQVLVSLQQKGSRCTLTIDNDGSVAVGKPSRSGYGTKVMNTIAAELPDGFWRRLPLAGGGMRTELIWTLRLDAST, encoded by the coding sequence ATGGATTACCTGGCCTTCGTTCGCCGTCCCCCGCAACAGACTGTCGCGCTTGGCTTGGGCCTCGGTTGGGGACTGGTGTTTGGCCTGCTTCTGCCATTGACCCCAGTTCGCTTTTGGGAGTTGGGTCTCCAGGATGCCCTAATGCGCCTGCGCGGTCCCCAAACGCCCCCCACCGAGTTAGTCCTGGTTAGTATTGACGGCCAGAAGACTGTTCAGTCTCAAGCCCCAGTTCAAGCCTCCCCCGCTCAAGTTGCCACTGCGACTCAGGCCGGTCCTGATTTCTTTCCAGACCGAGCTAGCTACGCCCGCCTGACACAGCGCCTCCTGGGGGCTGGGGCTCAAGTTGTTGTCCTAAACCTGCCCAGTGGCTTCGTATTTCCGCAATCAGTCGGTAACGAAGACCTCGATACGCCGCTGCGACAGGTGGTTAGCACTCATGGCGACCAACTGGTTTTGGCCGCTTATGCGAGTCGAACCTACAGTTTGCCCGACTCAGAACTGCCCATTTACAACCACTTTCTGCCTTTTACCGCCGCAGCCCAGTATCAAGTGCCGCCGGAAGCAGTGCAGGGATTTGTCGCCCTGACGCCGGATGGGGATAACACAGTTCGCTCCACCCAGGTCACTGGCACCTTCATTCGCAACGACAACCTCCAACGACAATCGTTTGCCTCGGCGGCGGCTCTAGCTCTCACTAAGTTTAAACAGGCTAAGTTCGGGCAGGCCAAGTTCGGACAGACGCCGTTTAAAGCTGAGCCGCTTGGGGTGCGCCTGAACTTTTGGGGGCCAACCGGCAGCTTTGCCAGCATTGCCATTGAAGCGATCTGTCCGCCGGTGCCGGGTGATCAGTGTGTGGGACCCGCTCAGCCCGAGCTGACGCAGCGAGTGCAGGGCAAGATCGTACTGGTTGGCTTTAGCGGTGGCTACCCAGAGGCCTTCCCTCTACAGACTCCCTTTGGAACAGCGATGCCTGCGCTAGAGGTGGAGGCAAACCTGCTGGCGACCCTGCTCACTGACTCAGCCTATCAAACCGTTCCCGCTAGCCTACAAGCTTTGATCACCCTGGTAGGAGCCTTGCTAGTGGCTGGGCTGGTTATGTCTAGCCGGGACAAAGGCGGCTGGCAGCCCTGGCGCGGCAGTTGGCTCAGCGCTGCCCTAGGTCTCGGCTACTTTGGCCTTGGTCTAGTCGCCTTTAGGCAAGGCCTGTTCGTGCCGATGGCGCTACCCGTCTTGGCCTGGATTGGCACCGGCCTGAGTGTGGCGCTGTGTCTACTGCTCTGGCAGCAACGGCAGCAAATGCAGGCGCAGCAACGTGAACTCGAACGGTTGCAATTAGCAGAGCGGGAAGCCGTGCGCTACCAAGCCCGTAAACTGCTCTACCGAGTTGCCACTGATATCCATGACCGGCAGCTCCAGGATCTCAAACTGGTGATGGATCTGGTCGAAACCTTGCAATTAGATCACCCCAACCTAGAGGTGAATCCAATCCTGGACAAGTTGGAGCGCATCGGTCGGGGCATCCGCAACGAACTGAACAACGCCCGTAATTTGGCAACCAAATTGGGCGTTACACCGGAGCTGCGCGAGGGCCTACATCGAGGCATTCAGGCAGAGCTGCAAAAGCTTGTAGATTCAGGCGAGCTAAGCCTGCAGGTCATTCAAGAACTACAGCCCCTCCGGGAGCCGCCCTCAGATAGCGCCTGGATCGACGCCCGCGAAGACATCTTCCGGTTTTTCCGTGAGAGCATCACCAATGTAATCCGCCATGCCCAGGCGCCGCATGGCAGCGCTACCCAGGTTCTCGTGAGTTTGCAGCAAAAAGGCAGCCGCTGCACTCTGACTATTGATAATGACGGCAGTGTTGCGGTCGGCAAACCGTCGCGAAGCGGCTATGGTACTAAGGTGATGAACACCATAGCTGCTGAGTTGCCGGATGGCTTCTGGCGCCGCTTACCCCTAGCTGGAGGCGGTATGCGTACGGAGCTGATCTGGACCCTGCGGCTGGACGCCTCGACCTAA